The sequence GGGCATCAGCTGATGGCGGACCCGGTTGCGGAAGAACTTTGGGGAACTGTTGGATGCATCCCTGCGCCCGGCCAGTTTGAGCTGTTCAAGGTAGGCTTCAATCCTCTCCCGGCTACAGCTTATAAGAGGTCTGACGTATGTCCCGTTGACCAAAGGTATCCCGGCCAGGCCGCTTAAGCCGGAGCCCCGGATCAGGTGCATAAGCACTGTCTCGGCCTGGTCGTCCAGGTTGTGGCCGGTGGCTATCTTGCTGCATTTTTGTTTTTTTGAGACATCCAGCAGGGCCGCCCGCCTCAGCTCCCGGGCCGAGGTTTCCAGGGAAAGCCTGTTGTTCCGGGAGTGTGCTTTGACATCCACATTCACGGTGATCATCCTTAC is a genomic window of bacterium containing:
- the tilS gene encoding tRNA lysidine(34) synthetase TilS, whose amino-acid sequence is MKQKEDLRSKVKELITSRKLISPGDHVLAAFSGGPDSLCLLHLLNELSGELGFKLTACHIDHHLRGKASQADAAWARQLAQSWGVRMITVNVDVKAHSRNNRLSLETSARELRRAALLDVSKKQKCSKIATGHNLDDQAETVLMHLIRGSGLSGLAGIPLVNGTYVRPLISCSRERIEAYLEQLKLAGRRDASNSSPKFFRNRVRHQLMP